The DNA window gagagagagggggggggggaggaggagccgccgccgccctcccagGCTCCGACTTGCCGCCGGCGGCCCGTTGCCACCCTCTTGGCAGACTGAGCTGCTGCTGgaagctcgaggaggaagatgaaagggagggaagagagaagagatgggTGAGAAGGAAGATAAGTGGAGACTTACATATGGGCCCCACGTGCTAACTCAGCCTGTTGATCATGTTATTGAGCCACGCCAACGAAAACCACCGACCAATACTGCTGAGGGAGTCAATTTACAACGCTTTTGTAAGTTAGAGGACAGATTATACCTAGTTTTGCGATTGAAGGATGCGATTCAACCAAGGGCATGAGGTGAGGGAGGCAAAGTAGACATTCCTTTTGCAGTCGAGGTGGTTCTAGTTGATGACAAAATGATTCtagaaaatggttttttttttttaacaaaaggaGCATTGCAAGCTTCATTACAGAACCAACATTGTTCAGACACACACAAGATACAACaaccaacaaaagaaaaaaaattcaagactACCCTATTGGCAATTCCTTCTCCTGGTCGTCTGGGTTTAAAGGACAAAACTTGACTATCAAACAATGCCCAACCTTCATTTTCTCCATTTTACTCAAATAGACAAGGCCCATTGAAGAATAGGAAAGGAACAGTTTGGTTTCATCACTGAAATAGGCAGGAATCAGCGCAATTCTGTTTCCCATTCAATAAATTTATCCGTTGATAAACAACAGTTTCTTATTTCTCACGCAAGAACACTATGAAACATCCGGAGGTCCCCAAGGCTACAGTAGGAACAGCATACATTCCATATTTCCATACAAAAGGACAGGGAAACTAAATCCCAGTACCTTGACTGATAACAGAATCATTTTCTTCGAACAACTGATACCATCAGCAATCTGACGCATCTAAACACCATTGCTGCACAAGCCTGTCATCAACacattttcttcttctgaaAGTGTATCCCAAAGTTCATTTCGTTAACAATCTCATAACGACCACATTAGGGGATAATCAGACCACACATCCTCCATGGCTCCATTCCTCATCCCTCCTCTCATGTCAAAGAGAGACACAGCAACCGAttgagcagcagctgcagcaaatTTGGCTTAGCCTACTCGATATTGAAGCTTTCCCTGCATGCTCTTGACCAATAACCCGGCAGTACCCTGCTAAATAAATTGCTTACAATCTCCTCTGCTGTTGCAGTATAGCAcacattttctcaaaaaaaaaaaagatgataaaaTGGCAGTCCTCGAGAAGGAGCTAGAAAATAGATTTGCTTCATCTCAAAATTCTGAGACTATATCAGATCACAACCTGCATACCCATTGCGTAAAGCATCATCACAAATTGTATATTGAGTGCTTAGATAGAAATTGCAAGTTGACCAGCAGTGAAAGAAAAAATCATCACTACTTAGcactatatattcttttttttgaacgaaccgGTACTTAAGAGTGTGCCGGTTTCATTGAATATATTACGAGTAAAAGTTATAGTCCAAGTATGAAAAGAACTGTACAAGAAAAATTAAAGCTAAGGGATGAGTTCTTATTTTGCTCCTGCTAGGCCGCAAGTTTTGGCCTCCTTGATTTTCGCCACTAGGACAATCACCGAAAGTTCCTTGTATTGGAACACACTTTGGTTTCTCTCCTTCCAAATGTCCCATGCCGTTAGTAGGATGAGGGTGCAAACTTTTTTTGACAGTCCCTTGCTAGTGGCCAATGCCGTCCACCATTCATGGACTGTCATACTTTAGCACTATATATTCAAGCATACCTGCAATGCAATAAATGAATGGTATACATTTTCTGTTCTAGGTTCTGTGATGCCATAACAGTTGTGTTCATGGTTGAATATTTGAGaagtaaagaaaagaatttGACATATTTTTTCCACTGCTACATTCAATATATTTCCTCAATGATGGTCAACTGGTTCTGAATGGTATGCAAATTACACAACTACCATATACCAACGTTTGACTGACTCTTACATTCTAGCTTTTCTTTCTGTGATGCCACAACAGTTGCATTCTTACTGATACCATATTTTAGAAAAGGAGAGCACTAACATCTTTTTTCCGCTGTAAAGAATTCGATATATTTTCTCAAGATTGAGATCATCATGGTCATtatgaaaaaagaagaatggaCACATTCAAGAAACTAAATGGATGTGCAACAGGTAAAACTAGCTGTCCAACCAGGAAACTGGTTCAAGTATATGTTGGTGGTACAAGTATATGATTGTACAATTTCTCTTTACCAAAAAACTATTGACACTGACATGAGCATATATGGAACACAATAACTAAATACAAGAGAGAAACATAATCAGACCCTTGAATATGTGACATGTCCTTGCAAATTACAGGTTCATGACCTAATTTTGATAACCATGTAACAGGGCTAAGTCCACATGCCTACCAATTTCATACTGTAATATATTTCAGGATGGATGAGCGAACATTCTCCATGAAAGCCACAGCTTCTTCCTGCAATGTAGATGTCATATGAAATAggggaaaaacaaaaacacaagATCAAAGTTCTGAAGTGTAGCTACTTTGGTAATTTATTCAGTACTCTTAATAGGACCAAATAAAAGAGTTCACCTGATTGTTGGTCTTGGCGCTTGCTATATTTTCATCGAGGAGTGTTAGTATGGACATGTTGAGCTCATTCCGTTCAACCATTTCAAGAAGCTGGGTAGCATCAATCCACAATTAGAAATGCACATTTGAATAAGAGGAGCTGCGCTAAGAAAAGAGAGAATTCCCATGATCTTTTGCTTAGATCTTACTGTCGATTTTTTGTCGCTTGATTGCAGGATCTTTGTGAGGCGTTCTTTCGCGCTGACAAGGTCATTTTGCAACTTGTCATAGGCCTCTGCACGAAAGGGGGCGTATTAGAGCTTGTTTGTATACACGGTAATCGAGTAGGTTTAACAACACACATATCACATATAGTTAAATAATTAATTGGAGAGAAGATGAATAAGTGACTGACCCACTCCCTCAAGCAGAACCTTTTGCATCGCTTCCAACTCGATCAATCGGTCCTCCATTTCCTGCATGAATGAAGCAAGGATTATATTATTATAAGCTGCTGAAGCAAGGATCAGTTGGTTGATTGATTTTTGGATGCAATGAATAGCTACCGCTGTTCGGGTGATTGAGAACTTGATCTGGGCGATCTCGCGCTGGATGTAGTCGAAGAAGGGCTGGTTGAGCCTGGGGCGGAGCCTGCCGATCTCTACCTCGATCTCGCGCGCCTCCGTGTCGAGGAAGAACTCGACGAGGCCGGCGTCCGTGTCAGGGATGACCCGCGCCTGTCAGAAACAGAAACTGTCAGGCCCGCGacgtgttcgacggaatgcaaGAAAGAGACGGATGGGAAATTAACCTCGCGCTCCTGGCGGCGTCGCTCGTGCTCCTCGCGGACCTGGCGCTCGAAGGCCTCGCGGGCGTCGGAGTCCctctcgaggcggcggcggaactCGAGGCGCGCGATGTGGCCGCCCTGCGGCGGGCCGAGGACGCCCTCGGGGTCCTGCACAGCACAGCACATATGAGTGGACTGATGAGTCGGGAATGAAATCGACGAGATGAGAGCCTACATACCCATCCGATGCAGGAGATcttggtggcgacggcgcggcgcctggtgggcgcgcggcggacggcggggcgaggcgggaggagggggcagccgctTTGGAAGATGGCGCCAAGGCcaagggaagaggaagaggaagccaTGAGCACAGTGGATGTGTGTTCTGTTCGTTATCCGCTCGATTGACTCTCTCCCCTGCTCTTGTGCTATGCCTATACTATACTATACCCAGTTTTGCTTCTTAGCTAGGCCGGCCCATTCAACGTCCCGATTTATAGGCCCATTTACTGGCCCAATCTTCCGAGTAgttcagccaaaaaaaataggaaaaagtacgaattaccccccgccccccctccccgaactatcgcggtcgtctgacTTACCctcctgaaccacaaaaccggacattcttcacccccaactatgtaaaccggacgaattacccctctcgacccaatccacggtggttttggtctacgtggcgtacacgtggcagtccagtcagcgtttttttaattaaaaaattgtgggacccacatgtcatacacttctttctctctctctattctctctctcgctctcttttctctctcatgcAGCGCGCACGCCGCGCGGCGAGGACAAGCGCGGGGACGGGCAATTGGCGTGGGCGGtcggcgaggtgaggcgagcgtggcagcggcggcggtgcagcgcGCTCTTCCTCCCGCCCTTGGGCCCGGTCAGCGTGGGCGGTCGGCGAGGTgagacgagcgcggcggcgtggacggcggcgcagaggtcgaggcggcgaaggtgcgtggcggcggaggagcggaggcggcgaaggcggaggaagaagagaggcggcggcagcacgcTCTTCCTCCTGCCCTTGGGCCCGGTTCGCTGTGCCGGCGGCGGGGCAT is part of the Oryza glaberrima chromosome 4, OglaRS2, whole genome shotgun sequence genome and encodes:
- the LOC127769680 gene encoding uncharacterized protein LOC127769680; this encodes MASSSSSLGLGAIFQSGCPLLPPRPAVRRAPTRRRAVATKISCIGWDPEGVLGPPQGGHIARLEFRRRLERDSDAREAFERQVREEHERRRQEREARVIPDTDAGLVEFFLDTEAREIEVEIGRLRPRLNQPFFDYIQREIAQIKFSITRTAEMEDRLIELEAMQKVLLEGVEAYDKLQNDLVSAKERLTKILQSSDKKSTLLEMVERNELNMSILTLLDENIASAKTNNQEEAVAFMENVRSSILKYITV